A portion of the Candidatus Paceibacterota bacterium genome contains these proteins:
- the modA gene encoding molybdate ABC transporter substrate-binding protein, with protein sequence MKSRLEILALTVVVLLAGCSSSVTASVKIEQSKKETLTVFAASSLNGVFTKLGRVFEETHSGVNVQFSFLSSTTLATQIVAGAPADLFASASESDMKAAETQIPHSKIFTSNRIVLATPKANPFRISAVADLNKPGVKWIQCNPAAPCGVVAASAFLSEGSVKSKPVSFEQNVASVVSKLISGEVDAALIYHTDYLAHVAALREIAFKDSKAATTLYSVGVVKLSSKKALSKSFVDLLLSAVGQKTLADAGFMNVAKSAS encoded by the coding sequence GTGAAAAGTCGTCTAGAGATACTAGCTCTGACCGTCGTAGTCCTGCTTGCGGGCTGTTCCTCTTCTGTTACTGCATCTGTGAAAATAGAACAGAGCAAGAAAGAGACACTCACAGTTTTTGCCGCATCAAGCCTAAACGGGGTCTTCACTAAATTAGGCAGAGTGTTCGAGGAAACTCATTCCGGAGTGAACGTCCAATTTTCATTTTTATCTTCCACGACGCTGGCAACGCAAATAGTTGCTGGAGCGCCCGCCGATCTTTTTGCTTCAGCGTCAGAGTCGGATATGAAGGCCGCGGAGACACAAATTCCCCATTCTAAAATATTTACTTCTAACCGTATTGTTCTGGCCACGCCGAAAGCAAACCCCTTTCGTATCAGTGCGGTTGCCGATCTGAACAAGCCGGGAGTGAAGTGGATTCAATGTAATCCAGCTGCCCCGTGTGGAGTTGTCGCTGCTTCTGCGTTTTTATCCGAAGGATCCGTAAAATCCAAGCCAGTTTCTTTTGAGCAGAATGTCGCAAGTGTTGTCTCGAAATTGATCAGCGGGGAAGTGGATGCCGCCCTCATTTACCATACAGATTACCTAGCCCATGTAGCGGCTCTCAGGGAGATTGCCTTTAAAGACTCGAAAGCAGCGACCACTTTGTATTCTGTAGGAGTGGTGAAATTGAGTTCAAAGAAAGCACTTTCAAAGTCCTTTGTAGATCTACTCCTTTCCGCCGTGGGCCAAAAGACTCTTGCCGACGCCGGATTTATGAACGTTGCTAAGAGCGCTTCATGA
- the modB gene encoding molybdate ABC transporter permease subunit, whose product MTRRKLDSFNWTVAILASLLLVLPLVALFTKVPWASLLTRLSEPNSISAIRLSLWSSLIAALLCVALGVPLAWVLAKGNPRLINILRPLVLAPMVLPPTVAGMSLLALLGREGLLGRYIYQATGWSMPFTTTAVVVTGVFVGMPFLALVVESTFRHLPTDQVDAAEIDRATPFMLFWKIALPQARNGIATGAVLAWARALGEFGATMMFAGSLPGLTQTWPMQVYFAADQDMSTAYALSAVMAFVAFGVVYSLRKQLRHAFSS is encoded by the coding sequence ATGACGAGACGAAAGTTGGATTCCTTCAATTGGACGGTCGCCATATTGGCGAGTTTGCTGCTAGTACTTCCATTGGTCGCGCTCTTTACAAAAGTTCCTTGGGCTTCACTCCTCACCCGTCTGTCTGAACCGAATTCGATCAGTGCAATTCGCCTCTCGCTTTGGAGTTCATTAATTGCCGCACTGCTTTGCGTGGCGCTCGGCGTTCCACTTGCCTGGGTTTTAGCAAAGGGGAATCCTCGTTTAATAAACATTTTACGTCCACTTGTCCTTGCTCCCATGGTTCTACCTCCAACCGTTGCAGGCATGTCACTTCTGGCGCTCCTTGGTCGCGAAGGGTTGTTGGGACGGTACATCTATCAGGCGACGGGATGGTCGATGCCATTCACCACTACTGCGGTGGTCGTCACCGGTGTATTCGTGGGAATGCCCTTTCTTGCACTTGTGGTGGAATCTACTTTTCGCCACCTTCCAACGGATCAAGTTGATGCCGCCGAGATTGACAGAGCAACTCCGTTCATGCTCTTTTGGAAGATTGCTCTGCCACAAGCAAGGAACGGCATTGCCACGGGTGCTGTATTAGCGTGGGCGCGGGCGCTTGGTGAATTTGGTGCGACGATGATGTTTGCAGGATCTCTTCCAGGTTTAACGCAGACCTGGCCCATGCAGGTGTATTTCGCTGCTGATCAGGATATGTCGACTGCTTATGCGTTAAGCGCAGTAATGGCGTTTGTAGCATTTGGCGTTGTTTACAGTCTTCGAAAACAACTACGTCACGCTTTTTCGAGTTAG
- a CDS encoding MoaD/ThiS family protein → MDKVLVRFYAAARDAAGSVEIRVNPSSLEKLLLDISQGNPRLSQVLERCSFLVDGSICHDRTMTISAGSTVDVLPPFAGG, encoded by the coding sequence ATGGATAAAGTGTTAGTCCGCTTCTATGCGGCCGCTAGAGATGCCGCCGGAAGCGTCGAAATTCGGGTTAATCCAAGTTCTCTTGAGAAATTGCTTCTCGATATTTCTCAAGGCAATCCCCGACTTTCGCAGGTTCTAGAAAGGTGCAGTTTCTTAGTTGACGGAAGTATCTGTCACGATCGAACTATGACGATTTCTGCAGGAAGCACTGTGGATGTCCTGCCACCCTTTGCGGGAGGGTAG
- the moaA gene encoding GTP 3',8-cyclase MoaA encodes MSELVDTFNRTHRDLRVSLTDRCSLRCTYCMPQDFDKWLPSHELLTTDELVTVIDVATENGINQVRLTGGEPLLRPDIVDIVTRINSLSNPPELSLTTNGLRLADLAAPLFAAGLVRVNISLDTLDRDRFKTLTFRDRIGDVFKGIKAAREAGLTPIKINSVLMPGINDDEAPALLHWALEEGLTLRFIEQMPLDAGGIWDRNTMVSAEQILKSLARHFTLTPVPARGSAPAEEFYIDGGTAKVGIIASVSQPFCGACDRLRLTSDGQLRSCLFSSDETDLRKVLRNHELSNEEVRSEISRRLQKTVLGKLAGHGINDPSFIQPARPMSAIGG; translated from the coding sequence ATGAGCGAATTGGTCGATACCTTCAATCGTACTCACCGTGATCTTCGAGTCTCACTGACAGATCGATGTTCGCTTCGCTGCACATATTGCATGCCCCAAGACTTTGATAAATGGCTACCTTCGCACGAACTTCTGACTACCGATGAATTAGTGACAGTTATTGATGTCGCGACAGAAAACGGCATCAATCAAGTTCGACTCACCGGTGGCGAGCCACTTTTGCGACCTGACATAGTCGACATTGTTACGCGAATTAATTCGCTTTCAAACCCACCAGAACTTTCACTCACCACAAACGGACTTCGACTTGCAGATCTTGCTGCACCTCTCTTTGCGGCAGGGCTGGTGCGCGTAAACATCAGCCTCGACACGCTTGATCGCGATCGATTCAAAACTCTGACATTCCGCGACCGCATTGGTGACGTATTTAAAGGAATTAAAGCTGCCCGTGAGGCAGGGTTAACTCCGATCAAAATCAATAGTGTCTTAATGCCCGGCATAAATGATGATGAGGCACCGGCGCTGCTTCACTGGGCGTTAGAAGAAGGTCTTACCCTCCGCTTTATCGAACAGATGCCGTTGGATGCAGGTGGAATTTGGGACCGAAACACTATGGTGAGTGCAGAGCAAATCCTTAAATCTCTCGCACGGCACTTCACGTTAACTCCCGTGCCAGCACGAGGATCTGCACCAGCCGAGGAGTTCTATATCGATGGCGGCACCGCGAAAGTAGGGATCATCGCCAGTGTCTCCCAACCATTCTGCGGTGCTTGCGACCGACTCCGCTTAACATCGGATGGACAACTCCGCTCCTGCCTGTTCTCCAGCGACGAAACCGATCTTCGCAAGGTGCTCCGTAACCACGAACTTTCAAACGAGGAAGTCAGATCAGAGATCTCACGTAGATTGCAGAAAACCGTCCTGGGAAAGCTCGCTGGGCACGGGATCAATGATCCAAGTTTCATCCAACCAGCCAGACCCATGTCGGCAATCGGCGGCTAG
- a CDS encoding molybdenum cofactor biosynthesis protein MoaE, giving the protein MKMSADFPVMTLLTPQPVSASLLAEEVASDNSGAVVTFSGNVRDHDHEKSVASLRYEIHPSSSLILSETVEEVALRHNLTGIAVAHRYGEIPIGEAALVVAVAAVHRGEAFAACAELVDEIKAKIPIWKHQVFTDGTDEWINCA; this is encoded by the coding sequence ATGAAGATGAGCGCGGATTTCCCGGTAATGACTTTGTTAACTCCCCAGCCAGTTTCTGCATCCCTTCTTGCCGAAGAGGTAGCTTCCGATAATTCCGGTGCGGTTGTTACTTTTAGCGGAAATGTGAGAGATCACGACCATGAAAAATCAGTCGCAAGTCTTCGCTACGAAATTCACCCTTCTTCATCCCTGATACTTTCGGAGACGGTGGAAGAGGTCGCTTTACGACACAATCTAACCGGAATTGCGGTCGCCCATCGTTATGGCGAAATTCCCATCGGGGAAGCTGCCCTCGTAGTAGCGGTGGCAGCCGTGCACCGTGGCGAAGCATTCGCCGCCTGCGCTGAACTCGTTGATGAAATCAAAGCAAAAATACCGATCTGGAAGCACCAAGTTTTCACTGACGGCACAGATGAATGGATCAACTGCGCATGA
- a CDS encoding MogA/MoaB family molybdenum cofactor biosynthesis protein, producing MTASRAIVITASSRASQGLYEDSSGEILVAGLTTLGFSVLPKVIVSDDRVLIGHEIANAIDAKIDLIVTTGGTGVSPTDVTPEATAPHIEKLLPGFNEALRAYSREKVPTADLTRGLAGTNGRSLIVNLPGSPGSVRDGLVIIERLAPHIISQLQGEDHVRSK from the coding sequence GTGACTGCCTCTAGAGCAATCGTCATAACCGCAAGCAGTAGAGCATCACAAGGACTTTATGAAGACTCCAGCGGAGAAATACTTGTTGCAGGTCTTACTACTTTGGGATTTAGCGTTCTTCCTAAAGTAATTGTTTCGGATGACCGGGTTCTTATCGGTCATGAAATTGCGAATGCTATTGATGCGAAGATAGACCTCATCGTAACTACCGGTGGAACGGGAGTTTCTCCGACGGATGTAACTCCCGAAGCAACGGCTCCGCACATTGAAAAATTACTTCCGGGTTTCAATGAGGCGCTTCGTGCATACTCCCGGGAAAAAGTTCCCACCGCTGATCTCACTCGAGGACTTGCTGGCACGAACGGTCGTTCTTTAATCGTCAACCTGCCTGGATCCCCTGGAAGTGTACGAGACGGACTTGTCATTATTGAACGCCTAGCGCCGCACATCATTAGCCAACTCCAAGGCGAAGATCACGTGAGATCGAAATGA
- the moaC gene encoding cyclic pyranopterin monophosphate synthase MoaC: MSPSSHSFSHITEEGNAHMVDVTDRDVTTRTATASGKVLLSERVINLLREGGVPKGDVLATARIAGIMGAKRTPDLIPLCHPIALHGVSVDLEIQEDGVAIRVEVKTADRTGVEMEALTSVSIAALTVIDMVKSIDPGAIISDVRVESKDGGRNGAWKRS; encoded by the coding sequence ATGAGCCCCTCGTCGCATTCTTTTTCGCACATCACCGAAGAGGGCAATGCCCATATGGTTGATGTGACCGACCGCGATGTCACCACCCGCACGGCCACTGCATCCGGAAAAGTACTTCTATCGGAGAGAGTTATCAATCTGCTTCGCGAAGGTGGCGTTCCCAAAGGGGATGTTCTCGCCACCGCCCGTATCGCAGGAATTATGGGCGCAAAAAGAACTCCTGATCTCATTCCCTTGTGCCATCCCATTGCGCTGCACGGAGTTAGCGTTGATTTAGAGATTCAAGAAGATGGCGTAGCGATCAGAGTTGAAGTGAAAACTGCTGATCGCACCGGCGTTGAAATGGAAGCACTCACTTCAGTGTCGATTGCTGCACTCACCGTCATCGATATGGTGAAGTCCATAGATCCTGGCGCCATAATCTCTGATGTTCGCGTCGAAAGCAAAGATGGTGGACGCAATGGTGCCTGGAAACGATCGTGA
- a CDS encoding molybdopterin molybdotransferase MoeA yields the protein MSGSEELGWDEAREKASLVTSPLHSETVPLAHSLNRTLARDCISLVDLPTYTTSSMDGWAVSGNGPWEIIGDVKAGEPFQGKLREGTAVRIATGAMIPQGTFGVLRWESAESVDNYVSGAVTRDLDIRPAGEECPQGQMLVMGGTKLSPAHVGLLAASGYDEIEVRARPKVALLLLGDELQLSGIPQGGKVRDSLGPQLPGWLTRLGVEVISQQYVTDELETVIKAINFASQHGDLVITTGGTADGPRDHIHSALRALGGTFVVDRVRSRPGHPMLLATIAHGSRSVPLLGLPGNPQSAIVGLMTLGVPVIKNLLGETEPPLAQVRTANEISAPADFTRLVLGNLRDGHFEMGEHLGSAMLRGLALSTGFAVANSGLTPVGGAVRWLPLP from the coding sequence GTGAGTGGATCTGAAGAACTGGGTTGGGATGAAGCAAGGGAGAAGGCGTCCCTCGTCACGTCACCACTTCATAGTGAAACAGTTCCGCTCGCCCACAGTCTGAATAGGACTCTCGCCAGAGATTGCATTTCTCTCGTTGATTTGCCCACCTATACAACTTCATCAATGGACGGTTGGGCTGTTAGCGGAAATGGTCCTTGGGAAATCATTGGCGACGTGAAGGCTGGCGAGCCTTTTCAAGGAAAGTTAAGGGAGGGGACGGCGGTTCGCATAGCAACGGGTGCGATGATTCCACAAGGAACTTTTGGCGTGCTTCGATGGGAAAGCGCCGAGTCAGTCGATAATTATGTAAGCGGTGCAGTCACACGAGATCTCGATATCCGCCCGGCGGGCGAAGAGTGCCCGCAAGGGCAGATGCTGGTCATGGGAGGCACGAAACTTTCACCGGCCCATGTTGGCCTGCTTGCGGCAAGCGGATATGACGAAATTGAAGTGAGAGCAAGACCTAAAGTCGCACTACTTCTCCTAGGCGATGAACTCCAACTCTCCGGAATTCCACAAGGCGGAAAAGTTAGAGACTCACTTGGCCCTCAGTTGCCCGGATGGTTAACGCGCCTTGGCGTCGAAGTAATTTCTCAGCAGTACGTCACCGATGAACTCGAGACAGTAATTAAGGCCATCAATTTTGCGTCTCAACATGGCGACCTTGTGATCACCACGGGCGGAACCGCAGACGGACCACGAGATCACATCCACTCCGCTCTTCGTGCACTCGGTGGGACTTTCGTAGTGGATCGAGTCCGTTCGCGTCCCGGTCACCCAATGCTGTTGGCCACGATCGCGCATGGAAGTCGTTCCGTTCCACTCCTTGGGTTACCAGGAAATCCTCAATCCGCAATCGTTGGACTTATGACATTGGGAGTTCCAGTCATTAAGAACCTTCTTGGTGAAACGGAGCCACCGCTCGCGCAGGTCAGGACCGCCAACGAAATTTCAGCACCCGCCGATTTCACACGACTGGTATTGGGAAATCTCCGAGATGGTCATTTTGAAATGGGCGAGCATCTAGGCTCGGCAATGCTCCGCGGTCTGGCTCTTTCAACCGGATTCGCAGTGGCTAATTCGGGCCTAACACCTGTTGGTGGCGCAGTTCGGTGGCTGCCCCTTCCCTAG
- a CDS encoding DUF6457 domain-containing protein — MNEWIEEVKKELGVTFNFDIDSILDTARDAAHNVERKVAPVTTFLLGYAVANGADLETATKKIAELAKNWPANK; from the coding sequence ATGAACGAGTGGATTGAGGAAGTAAAGAAAGAACTTGGTGTCACGTTCAATTTTGATATTGATTCGATTCTCGACACGGCCAGAGACGCAGCTCATAACGTCGAACGTAAAGTTGCACCCGTCACGACTTTTCTACTTGGATACGCAGTCGCCAATGGAGCCGACCTTGAAACCGCAACGAAAAAAATTGCAGAGTTGGCCAAGAATTGGCCCGCAAATAAGTGA
- a CDS encoding molybdenum cofactor guanylyltransferase, with protein MSEELSALILTGGRSSRFGSDKSLAMLEGKTLLSHLLTDLAENIEVVIIGPTFESQLRPLKFVQEDPAGGGPVAAVNAGLAMISTEFVALIATDMPFAATVIHELAKSLEPSIDGLIPIDAEGVPQTLCAIYRTSALRNALAKLGSPQGRSMRSLTALLQLREIELSTSLKSRLLDIDTPEELQQAITEEEAKKR; from the coding sequence ATGAGCGAAGAATTGTCGGCGCTGATTCTCACCGGAGGCAGAAGCAGCAGATTCGGATCCGATAAGTCCCTTGCGATGCTAGAGGGTAAGACTCTTCTCTCCCACTTGCTCACCGACCTCGCAGAGAATATCGAGGTAGTCATTATCGGGCCGACTTTTGAATCCCAATTGCGACCCTTGAAGTTTGTCCAGGAAGATCCCGCTGGAGGCGGTCCGGTAGCAGCGGTGAATGCTGGTCTAGCAATGATCAGCACAGAGTTTGTCGCGCTAATAGCAACCGATATGCCCTTTGCAGCAACCGTGATCCATGAATTAGCGAAGTCACTTGAGCCATCCATCGATGGGCTGATTCCGATCGATGCCGAAGGAGTGCCCCAAACTCTCTGCGCAATCTATAGAACGAGTGCACTTAGGAACGCTCTGGCAAAACTTGGGAGCCCGCAAGGGCGTTCTATGCGCTCCCTGACTGCGCTCTTGCAGTTGAGAGAAATTGAGCTCTCTACATCTCTCAAGAGTAGGCTTCTCGATATTGATACCCCAGAAGAGTTGCAGCAAGCCATCACGGAAGAGGAAGCCAAGAAGCGCTAG
- a CDS encoding FAD-dependent oxidoreductase: MRTDRAKVRRSPHKLVDDPGTLNMGLWWSEISRPEFSPGNIDRRWDVLIVGGGFSGLWSAHHLISNDPSLKIAIVEKDRVGSGASGRNGGWASALYPASDETLLTRCSQSQVDQLHTLLRVSIDEIGQFVKSNRIECGFQKSGALIVARNGGQLRRLQIESNTPMLSQEETLSRIAMSGAVGSFFTPDCAVLNPAALVVGLAKSLEARGVAIFENTSADISRRRKASVNGRSIKAKFIIRAVEAYHEKTRDQIPIYSLMIATEPLPAEVFEVIGIRNREAFAEASHLVTYAQRTADNRLAIGGRGAPYTWGSKRNEGSESHEKDHERLRIMAREWFPVLKDFEFTHAWGGAVGVTRDWAPYVRTWRGFGEMGGYAGDGVTLSYLAAAAMADLVTKEKSVRTSLPFVHWRNPRWEREPLRWLAVNGAIKLSALADKEERITHRPSRIMKLLAPLTGQ, encoded by the coding sequence ATGAGAACCGATCGCGCCAAAGTTCGCCGTTCTCCTCATAAATTAGTGGACGATCCGGGAACGCTAAATATGGGTCTTTGGTGGTCTGAGATAAGTCGCCCAGAATTTTCACCCGGCAATATCGATCGCCGCTGGGACGTGCTCATTGTCGGAGGCGGATTTAGCGGCCTGTGGAGTGCGCATCACCTGATCAGCAATGATCCTTCTCTGAAAATCGCGATTGTCGAGAAGGATCGGGTGGGATCTGGGGCCAGCGGCAGAAACGGCGGCTGGGCTTCGGCTCTGTACCCAGCATCCGATGAAACCTTGCTCACTCGGTGTTCGCAATCGCAAGTGGATCAACTCCACACACTTCTAAGAGTTTCAATTGATGAGATAGGCCAATTCGTTAAGAGCAACCGGATCGAATGTGGATTTCAAAAGAGCGGGGCTCTGATTGTCGCGCGCAACGGGGGTCAGCTTCGCCGGCTTCAGATCGAGAGCAACACTCCCATGCTCTCCCAAGAGGAGACACTCTCACGCATCGCGATGTCAGGTGCAGTTGGATCGTTCTTCACGCCCGATTGCGCAGTCCTTAACCCCGCAGCTCTCGTCGTTGGCTTAGCAAAATCACTAGAAGCTCGCGGAGTGGCAATTTTTGAGAATACTTCCGCGGATATTTCTCGGAGAAGAAAGGCATCCGTCAACGGTCGTTCAATCAAAGCAAAATTCATTATCCGAGCAGTAGAGGCGTATCACGAGAAAACACGTGATCAGATTCCAATCTACTCATTGATGATCGCCACCGAGCCTCTCCCCGCGGAAGTCTTTGAAGTTATTGGGATTCGCAATCGTGAGGCATTCGCCGAAGCCTCGCATCTCGTCACGTACGCTCAACGCACTGCCGACAATCGGCTCGCGATTGGTGGTCGCGGAGCCCCTTACACCTGGGGCTCGAAGAGAAATGAAGGAAGTGAATCTCACGAAAAGGACCACGAAAGACTTCGGATAATGGCCAGAGAGTGGTTCCCAGTTCTAAAAGATTTTGAATTCACTCACGCTTGGGGCGGCGCAGTTGGAGTAACCCGAGACTGGGCTCCCTATGTTCGAACATGGAGAGGTTTTGGTGAAATGGGCGGATACGCAGGTGACGGGGTGACACTCTCCTATCTCGCGGCGGCAGCCATGGCAGATCTAGTCACCAAGGAGAAGTCAGTCCGCACCTCACTTCCATTTGTTCACTGGAGAAATCCTCGATGGGAGCGCGAGCCACTGCGATGGCTGGCAGTAAATGGTGCCATCAAACTCTCCGCGCTGGCCGACAAGGAAGAAAGAATTACCCATCGCCCAAGTCGCATCATGAAACTCCTTGCGCCTCTGACCGGACAGTAG
- a CDS encoding aspartate aminotransferase family protein, with translation MATTSTFDNVQFFESDLESNWSNRAKEHLWMHFSRMGAYEDGGSIPVIVKGEGTYIYDDRGKRYFDGISSLFTVQVGHGREELADAYAKQIKEIAYFPIWSYAHPRAIELAERLTDLTPGDLNHVFFSSSGGESVETAAKLIKQYFKLTGKPMKHKIISRNVAYHGTTQGALSITGIPGAKQFFEPLIAGHHKVPNTNFYRAPLNHRDSFEEFGQWAANRIEEAILFEGADSVAAVFIEPVQNSGGCFPPPPGYLQRVRAICDQYDVIMVCDETITAFGRIGEYFASTRYDVIPDIITCGKGMTSGYFPMGAMIANERLYEPFRKGTNSFLHGFTFGGHPAGAAVALANLEIFEREKINENVRSNEDAFRATIEKLYDLPIVGDIRGAGYFIGLEMVKDKATRETFSADESEKLLRGFLSKALFDNGLYCRADDRGDPVIQLAPPLISDQSHFDEIESILRTVLTEASSIIL, from the coding sequence ATGGCTACAACAAGCACTTTCGACAATGTTCAATTCTTTGAATCGGATCTTGAATCAAATTGGTCCAACCGCGCCAAAGAGCATCTATGGATGCACTTCTCGCGCATGGGTGCTTACGAGGACGGTGGTTCAATTCCTGTCATCGTCAAAGGTGAAGGCACCTACATCTATGACGACCGCGGCAAAAGGTATTTCGATGGAATCTCCTCTCTTTTTACTGTTCAAGTCGGTCACGGCAGAGAGGAACTTGCGGACGCGTACGCAAAACAGATTAAGGAGATTGCATATTTCCCTATCTGGTCATACGCGCATCCCCGCGCCATTGAATTGGCCGAGCGACTCACCGATTTGACCCCGGGAGATCTCAATCACGTCTTCTTCAGTTCATCAGGCGGAGAGTCAGTTGAGACTGCCGCAAAATTGATCAAGCAGTATTTCAAGCTCACCGGCAAACCGATGAAACACAAGATCATCAGCCGAAACGTTGCCTACCACGGCACAACCCAAGGTGCTCTGTCCATCACCGGCATTCCTGGTGCAAAGCAATTTTTTGAGCCTCTTATTGCAGGCCATCACAAAGTCCCGAACACAAACTTCTATCGTGCGCCGCTGAACCACCGCGACTCATTTGAAGAATTCGGACAATGGGCAGCAAACCGAATTGAAGAAGCCATTCTATTTGAGGGCGCGGATTCTGTTGCGGCGGTCTTTATTGAGCCAGTCCAAAACTCCGGCGGATGCTTTCCGCCTCCCCCCGGCTATTTACAACGCGTGCGCGCTATCTGCGATCAGTACGACGTCATCATGGTCTGCGACGAGACCATCACCGCATTCGGCCGCATCGGCGAGTACTTCGCATCAACCAGATACGACGTGATCCCAGACATCATTACTTGCGGAAAGGGCATGACCTCTGGTTATTTTCCAATGGGAGCAATGATCGCCAACGAAAGACTCTACGAACCTTTCCGAAAGGGCACCAACTCATTCCTGCATGGGTTCACCTTCGGTGGACATCCAGCCGGCGCTGCCGTGGCACTGGCAAACTTGGAAATCTTTGAAAGAGAGAAGATTAACGAGAATGTAAGGTCAAACGAAGACGCCTTCCGCGCCACAATCGAGAAGCTTTACGACCTTCCCATTGTTGGCGACATCCGCGGTGCCGGGTATTTCATCGGTCTCGAGATGGTAAAGGACAAGGCTACGCGTGAAACTTTCTCCGCAGATGAAAGTGAGAAGCTACTGCGTGGGTTCCTATCCAAAGCCCTCTTTGACAACGGCTTGTACTGCCGGGCCGATGATCGTGGCGATCCCGTGATCCAATTGGCTCCTCCGCTTATCTCTGATCAGAGCCACTTCGATGAGATTGAATCAATTCTCCGCACCGTTCTGACTGAAGCGTCCTCTATTATTTTGTAA
- a CDS encoding AsnC family transcriptional regulator, which yields MTTKARPVLDDISRAIIEQLQIDGRKPYAAIGVAVGLSEAAVRQRIAKLIESGVMQVVAVTDPLTVGSFRMAMIGIKVEGDLVEVADQLSHYKEVDYILVTSGGFDVMAEVICNDDEHLLELLQRIRAIPQVRITESFIYLKLRKQLYNWGT from the coding sequence ATGACAACCAAGGCACGCCCGGTCCTGGATGACATTTCTCGGGCGATCATTGAGCAACTCCAGATTGATGGGCGTAAGCCATACGCCGCGATTGGAGTTGCCGTGGGTCTTTCAGAGGCGGCGGTGCGCCAGCGCATCGCCAAACTGATTGAGTCTGGGGTCATGCAAGTGGTGGCCGTCACAGACCCGCTAACAGTGGGTTCATTTCGGATGGCCATGATCGGTATCAAGGTTGAAGGCGATCTCGTTGAAGTGGCAGACCAACTCTCCCATTACAAGGAAGTGGATTACATCCTCGTCACCTCAGGTGGCTTCGATGTGATGGCAGAGGTGATCTGCAATGACGATGAGCACCTCCTTGAACTATTACAACGTATCCGAGCGATCCCGCAGGTACGAATCACTGAAAGTTTTATCTACCTAAAGTTGCGCAAGCAACTTTATAACTGGGGAACCTAA